The following proteins come from a genomic window of Pyxidicoccus sp. MSG2:
- a CDS encoding serine/threonine-protein kinase: protein MSPLRPRGATDVNAPEETLTLGGPPSAPGREGSAHPTPGDTHDTVRPGGAIASPPPGRVLAERYTVLDMLGHGGMGLVLSAYDVRLNRRVALKVLRPVWGLDTSEDAQVRLLREAQAMARLNHPNVVHVYDSGRLEDESVFIAMEYVEGRTLQQWIRQQSRPWREVLRAFLDAGRGLVAAHAAGLVHRDFKPDNVLVGEDGRVRVTDFGLAQAVHGAGLEDAAPEAPAAPLPRTFMEPLTESGKVLGTPRYMAPEQLQGHAVDARSDLYAFCVALYEALYGVRPFAGDTFIALLDARAAERIIPPPPHSDVPAWVARAVLRGLKADPLQRPGSMRELLAELENDPEQRRRARLRAGALAGGVALLGVAAVWGWVRQETPASACVGMDQRLEGIWDARLGAQLEQVMVGTGLPQAKDTAARVARMLNAYSEEWVKQRTEACELARQDGAAQPQRLAALREYCLERRRGQLGALTDLLVKESDAKLVDTAAQAVQSLPSLSDCADTRLLTAAVPPPEDPAVRARVEAFQPLEDRLEALHRAGRYNEGLALAEELRPRLVTLGYPPAQGQALFWHAMHRDGAGDYKGAELLLREALIQAAQGRDAVLESRAWSFLVTEVGARQSRYAEAAWLELAMMASAERLGDEQLLALALETVGNVRWMTGDYAHSRESYERALTLLERSPKPERLNLSRVLNGLGNVLMDQGRYAEARGHFERALELKEEALGAEHPAIAVTLNNLGIIHEELGEYAQAQSLYERSLAMRRKLLGPEHPMVASSLANLGDVLLARGRLEQALEHHERALALRRETLGDAHPSVAHSHASIGEVWAAMGQDARAREELERALALHEKVAGGDPSDAAQVSALLGRTLVRLGRWDDAARQLQRARDTGERQAAADPRLLALARLGMGELSLARHQPAVAVPLLEQALEHIPIRARTEARWALARALWEANADRARARELASQVREDYGNIGQERKVTEISQWLSSHPPSTAAEIR from the coding sequence ATGAGTCCTCTTCGGCCCAGGGGGGCGACCGACGTCAACGCTCCTGAAGAGACGCTCACCCTGGGGGGGCCACCCTCCGCCCCGGGTCGGGAGGGATCCGCGCACCCGACGCCGGGCGACACGCACGACACCGTCCGCCCGGGGGGCGCCATCGCCTCGCCGCCTCCGGGGCGGGTGCTGGCGGAGCGCTACACCGTGCTGGACATGCTGGGCCATGGCGGCATGGGGCTCGTCCTCTCCGCCTACGACGTGCGGCTCAACCGGCGCGTGGCGCTCAAGGTGCTGCGCCCCGTCTGGGGCCTCGACACGAGCGAGGACGCCCAGGTGCGCCTGCTGCGCGAGGCCCAGGCCATGGCGCGGCTCAACCACCCCAACGTGGTGCACGTCTACGACTCCGGCCGGCTGGAGGACGAGTCCGTCTTCATCGCCATGGAGTACGTGGAGGGGCGGACGCTGCAGCAGTGGATCCGCCAGCAGTCGCGCCCCTGGCGCGAGGTGCTGCGCGCCTTCCTGGACGCGGGCCGGGGCCTGGTCGCCGCACACGCGGCGGGCCTGGTGCACCGCGACTTCAAGCCGGACAACGTGCTCGTCGGCGAGGACGGCCGCGTCCGGGTGACGGACTTCGGCCTCGCGCAGGCCGTGCACGGCGCCGGCCTGGAGGACGCGGCGCCGGAGGCCCCCGCGGCGCCGTTGCCGAGGACGTTCATGGAGCCGCTCACCGAGTCCGGGAAGGTGCTCGGCACGCCGCGCTACATGGCCCCCGAGCAGCTCCAGGGCCACGCCGTGGACGCGCGCAGTGACTTGTACGCCTTCTGCGTGGCCCTCTACGAGGCCCTCTACGGCGTGCGGCCCTTCGCGGGTGACACCTTCATCGCGCTGCTCGACGCCCGCGCCGCCGAGCGCATCATCCCCCCACCGCCGCACAGCGACGTGCCCGCCTGGGTGGCGCGCGCCGTGCTGCGCGGACTCAAGGCGGACCCGCTCCAGCGCCCGGGCTCCATGCGCGAGCTGCTGGCGGAGCTGGAGAACGACCCGGAGCAGCGGCGGCGGGCCCGCTTGCGCGCGGGGGCGCTCGCGGGCGGCGTGGCGCTGCTGGGCGTGGCGGCCGTCTGGGGCTGGGTGCGCCAGGAGACGCCCGCCTCCGCCTGCGTCGGCATGGACCAGCGCCTGGAGGGCATCTGGGACGCACGCCTGGGTGCGCAGCTGGAGCAGGTGATGGTGGGCACGGGGCTGCCGCAGGCGAAGGACACCGCCGCCCGCGTGGCCCGGATGCTGAATGCCTACTCCGAGGAGTGGGTGAAGCAGCGGACGGAGGCGTGCGAGCTGGCGCGGCAGGACGGCGCGGCGCAACCCCAGCGGCTCGCGGCGCTGCGCGAGTACTGCCTGGAGCGGCGGCGCGGGCAGCTCGGCGCGCTCACCGACCTGCTCGTCAAGGAGTCCGACGCGAAGCTGGTGGACACGGCCGCGCAGGCCGTGCAGTCGCTGCCGTCCTTGAGCGACTGCGCGGACACGCGCCTGCTCACCGCCGCCGTGCCGCCGCCCGAGGACCCGGCGGTGCGCGCCCGCGTCGAGGCCTTCCAGCCCCTGGAGGACCGGCTGGAGGCGCTCCACCGCGCCGGCCGGTACAACGAGGGCCTGGCCCTGGCGGAGGAGCTGCGGCCCCGGCTGGTGACGCTGGGCTACCCACCTGCCCAGGGACAGGCGCTCTTCTGGCACGCGATGCACCGCGACGGGGCCGGCGACTACAAGGGCGCGGAGCTCCTGCTGCGCGAGGCGCTCATCCAGGCAGCGCAGGGCCGGGACGCGGTGCTGGAGTCGCGGGCCTGGAGCTTCCTCGTCACGGAGGTGGGCGCGCGACAGTCCCGCTACGCCGAGGCCGCGTGGCTGGAGCTGGCGATGATGGCGTCCGCGGAGCGGCTGGGAGACGAGCAGCTCCTCGCACTGGCGCTGGAGACGGTGGGCAACGTGCGCTGGATGACGGGCGACTACGCGCACAGCCGCGAGTCCTACGAGCGCGCATTGACGCTCCTGGAGCGGTCCCCGAAGCCGGAGCGCCTCAACCTGTCGCGCGTGCTCAACGGCCTGGGCAACGTCCTCATGGACCAGGGGCGGTACGCGGAGGCCCGCGGGCACTTCGAGCGGGCCCTCGAGCTGAAGGAGGAAGCGCTCGGCGCCGAGCACCCGGCCATCGCCGTGACGCTGAACAACCTGGGCATCATCCACGAGGAGCTGGGCGAGTACGCGCAGGCCCAGAGCCTGTACGAGCGCTCGTTGGCCATGCGGCGCAAGCTGCTGGGCCCCGAGCACCCCATGGTGGCGTCCTCGCTCGCCAACCTGGGCGACGTCCTGCTCGCCCGCGGCCGCCTGGAACAGGCGCTGGAGCACCACGAGCGCGCCCTCGCCCTGAGGCGCGAGACACTGGGCGACGCGCACCCCAGCGTCGCCCACTCGCACGCCAGCATCGGCGAGGTGTGGGCCGCGATGGGGCAGGACGCGCGGGCGCGCGAGGAGCTGGAGCGCGCCCTGGCGCTGCACGAGAAGGTAGCGGGTGGAGACCCCTCCGACGCCGCCCAGGTGTCCGCGCTGCTGGGCCGCACGCTGGTGAGGCTGGGCCGCTGGGATGACGCCGCCCGCCAGCTCCAACGGGCCCGCGACACCGGAGAGCGGCAGGCGGCCGCCGACCCCCGACTCCTCGCCCTCGCGCGGCTCGGGATGGGCGAGCTGAGCCTGGCCCGCCACCAGCCCGCCGTGGCAGTGCCCCTGCTGGAGCAGGCTCTCGAGCACATTCCCATCCGCGCGCGCACCGAGGCCCGGTGGGCGCTGGCCCGGGCGCTGTGGGAGGCGAACGCCGACCGCGCTCGCGCTCGCGAGCTGGCTTCCCAGGTCCGCGAGGATTACGGAAATATTGGTCAGGAGCGGAAGGTCACCGAGATATCTCAGTGGCTTTCGTCACATCCCCCCTCCACGGCCGCGGAGATCCGATAA
- a CDS encoding sigma 54-interacting transcriptional regulator encodes MQQKISDDMSQTAEHSHGRETPAQRVIPALTVMSHPHPQRIGEQLLLETLASSGRTASLSRNAPEFTRPGGLVTQPLGDPFISRTPIQLEPGPRGALRLVVPEGGTRVWVADAPVQGVREFSLEELTAGVPLVLAERVVLLLHLAASHRELTKADLGIVGQGEGIRQVREDIARVTDLNVPVLIRGETGTGKELVARAIHEQGPRRAGPFVSVNLGALAKELVSAELFGAQKGAYTGATRDREGFFRAAQGGTLFLDEVGEAPPEVQAALLRVLETGEVYPVGGHTPVPVDVRLVSATDSDLEARIQERLFKAPLLHRLAGYEIHMPPLRARREDIGPLFMYFARQELETTGDSGPLSATDPRAEPWLPATLAVRLVRYGWPGNVRQLRNVVRQLIIGSRGLPHLRVDARLEQTLDADAMPVPGREPASTPDGGEAKAPRRKPSEVSEQELLEALRACSWDLKATADWLGIPRPSVYVLIDKSSLLRTARDLSPEEITRCFHECEGDLDKMVQRLEVSKRALQRRLRELGLGGS; translated from the coding sequence ATGCAGCAGAAGATCTCCGACGACATGTCGCAGACCGCCGAGCACTCGCATGGACGGGAGACTCCCGCCCAGCGCGTGATTCCTGCGCTGACCGTCATGTCCCATCCGCATCCCCAGCGCATCGGCGAGCAATTGCTGCTGGAGACGCTGGCCTCCTCCGGGAGGACGGCGTCCCTGTCGCGCAACGCGCCGGAGTTCACCCGTCCGGGCGGGCTGGTGACGCAGCCGCTGGGGGACCCGTTCATCAGCCGCACGCCCATCCAGCTCGAGCCGGGGCCGCGGGGTGCCCTGCGCCTCGTGGTACCGGAGGGCGGGACGCGGGTGTGGGTGGCGGATGCGCCCGTGCAGGGCGTCCGGGAGTTCTCCCTCGAGGAGCTGACCGCGGGCGTGCCGCTGGTGCTCGCCGAACGCGTGGTGCTGCTGCTCCACCTGGCCGCGAGCCACCGCGAGCTGACGAAGGCGGACCTGGGCATCGTCGGCCAGGGCGAGGGCATCCGCCAGGTGCGCGAGGACATCGCCCGTGTCACCGACCTGAACGTCCCCGTGCTCATCCGCGGCGAGACGGGCACGGGCAAGGAATTGGTGGCGCGCGCCATCCACGAGCAGGGCCCCCGCCGCGCGGGTCCCTTCGTGAGCGTCAACCTGGGCGCGCTGGCCAAGGAGCTGGTCTCCGCCGAGCTGTTCGGCGCGCAGAAGGGCGCGTACACCGGCGCCACACGGGACAGGGAGGGCTTCTTCCGCGCCGCCCAGGGCGGCACCCTCTTCCTCGACGAGGTGGGCGAGGCTCCGCCCGAGGTCCAGGCCGCGCTGCTGCGCGTGCTGGAGACGGGCGAGGTGTACCCGGTGGGCGGCCACACGCCGGTGCCCGTCGACGTGCGGCTCGTCTCGGCCACGGACTCGGACCTGGAGGCGCGCATCCAGGAGCGGCTCTTCAAGGCACCGCTGCTGCACCGGCTCGCGGGCTACGAAATCCACATGCCGCCCCTGCGCGCGCGCCGCGAGGACATCGGTCCGCTGTTCATGTACTTCGCCCGGCAGGAGCTGGAGACCACCGGGGACTCCGGGCCGCTGTCGGCCACGGACCCGCGTGCGGAGCCGTGGCTGCCCGCGACGCTGGCCGTGCGGCTGGTGCGCTACGGGTGGCCCGGCAACGTGCGCCAGCTTCGCAACGTCGTCCGGCAGCTCATCATCGGCAGCCGGGGCCTGCCGCACCTGCGCGTCGACGCCCGCCTGGAGCAGACGCTCGACGCGGACGCCATGCCCGTCCCCGGGCGGGAGCCGGCCTCCACGCCAGACGGCGGCGAGGCGAAGGCCCCGCGCCGCAAGCCGTCCGAGGTCAGCGAGCAGGAATTGCTGGAGGCCCTGCGCGCCTGCTCCTGGGACCTCAAGGCCACCGCGGACTGGCTGGGCATCCCCCGCCCCTCCGTCTACGTGCTCATCGACAAGAGCTCCCTGCTGCGCACCGCGAGGGACTTGAGCCCGGAGGAAATCACCCGCTGCTTCCACGAGTGCGAGGGCGACCTGGACAAGATGGTCCAACGGCTGGAGGTCTCCAAGCGCGCCCTCCAGCGCCGCCTGCGCGAGCTGGGGCTGGGCGGCTCCTGA
- a CDS encoding mechanosensitive ion channel family protein — MDAIIAQLQSLALTSALPYLLKAVGALVLWFVGRTVINGFRRVLNLALQKRQLDATLIRYIESLFAGSLTLLLLLGILGMMGVETTSFAALLAAAGIAIGTAWSGLLSNFAAGVFLLVLRPFRVGDEISAAGVTGVVQEIGLFATTLDTSGNLRISVGNNRLFGDNIINFTHHPHRKIVVNLPLLYGGDLRLQMRALLEMVSTQPGVLQQPAPAIEVAEFTALGPVLGIGVHCKPTQATAVHAAVAGAAADFLVASGYSVAVDTARQLTAKVG; from the coding sequence ATGGACGCCATCATCGCTCAATTGCAGTCATTGGCCCTGACCTCGGCCCTCCCCTACCTGCTCAAGGCGGTGGGAGCGCTGGTGCTGTGGTTCGTGGGCCGTACCGTCATCAACGGGTTCCGGCGCGTGCTGAACCTGGCCCTGCAGAAGCGCCAGCTCGACGCCACGCTCATCCGCTACATCGAGTCGCTGTTCGCCGGCTCCCTCACGCTGCTGCTGCTGCTCGGCATCCTGGGGATGATGGGCGTGGAGACGACGTCCTTCGCCGCGCTGCTGGCGGCGGCGGGCATCGCGATTGGCACGGCCTGGTCCGGCCTGCTCTCCAACTTCGCGGCGGGTGTCTTCCTGCTCGTGCTGCGCCCCTTCCGCGTGGGCGATGAAATCTCCGCCGCGGGCGTCACCGGCGTGGTGCAGGAGATTGGCCTCTTCGCCACCACGCTCGACACGTCGGGCAACCTGCGCATCTCCGTGGGCAACAACCGGCTGTTCGGCGACAACATCATCAACTTCACCCACCACCCGCATCGGAAGATCGTCGTCAATCTGCCGCTGCTCTACGGCGGTGACCTGCGCCTGCAGATGCGCGCGCTCCTGGAGATGGTCTCCACGCAGCCTGGCGTCCTGCAGCAGCCCGCGCCCGCCATCGAAGTGGCGGAGTTCACCGCCCTGGGGCCGGTGCTCGGCATCGGCGTGCACTGCAAGCCGACCCAGGCCACGGCGGTGCATGCCGCCGTCGCGGGCGCCGCCGCGGACTTCCTCGTCGCCTCCGGCTACTCCGTGGCGGTCGACACGGCCCGCCAGCTCACGGCAAAGGTTGGCTGA
- a CDS encoding bifunctional methionine sulfoxide reductase B/A protein, with product MSPAAAIPPPSRRAPPVARRLLPVALAFFAVLAACTEARGAAPGASAAPTPRSTVNDTRRYEKPADAELRRTLSPLAYEVTQEGATEPSFHNAFWDNHAEGLYVDVATGEPLFSSRDKFDSGTGWPSFTRPVDGTRVVEKRDVSYGMVRVEVRSKAGDSHLGHVFEDGPKPTGLRYCINSASLRFIPVTDLEKEGYGAWLSHFGRTAAASAAAAAPKAAAGAAKFTAPAAATETALLAGGCFWGMEDLLRKIPGVLKTDVGYTGGAFKRPSYEDVSSGDTGHAESVRVVFDPKVLTYETLLEKWFFRMHDPTTLNRQGNDMGTQYRSAIFYLSDEQRRVAEAVKARVNASGKWKRPVVTEITPAGEFTPAEEYHQDYLEKNPGGYTCHYLRD from the coding sequence ATGTCGCCCGCTGCCGCCATCCCCCCCCCGTCCCGCCGCGCTCCGCCGGTGGCGCGCCGGCTCCTTCCCGTCGCCCTGGCCTTCTTCGCCGTGCTGGCCGCGTGCACCGAGGCACGCGGGGCCGCCCCCGGCGCCAGCGCGGCCCCCACCCCGAGGTCCACCGTGAACGACACCCGCCGCTACGAGAAGCCCGCGGACGCGGAGCTCCGCCGCACCCTTTCGCCCCTCGCGTACGAGGTCACCCAGGAGGGCGCCACCGAGCCTTCCTTCCACAACGCCTTCTGGGACAACCACGCCGAGGGCCTCTACGTGGACGTCGCCACGGGAGAGCCGCTCTTCTCTTCGCGCGACAAGTTCGACTCCGGCACCGGCTGGCCCAGCTTCACCCGCCCCGTCGACGGCACGCGCGTCGTGGAGAAGCGGGACGTGAGCTACGGCATGGTGCGCGTGGAGGTCCGCTCGAAGGCCGGGGACTCCCACCTGGGCCACGTGTTCGAGGACGGGCCGAAGCCCACGGGGCTGCGCTACTGCATCAACTCGGCGTCGCTGCGCTTCATCCCGGTGACCGACCTGGAGAAGGAGGGCTACGGAGCGTGGCTGTCGCACTTCGGCCGCACGGCGGCGGCGAGCGCTGCGGCCGCGGCTCCGAAGGCGGCGGCCGGCGCGGCGAAGTTCACCGCCCCCGCGGCGGCCACGGAGACGGCGTTGCTGGCGGGAGGCTGCTTCTGGGGAATGGAGGACCTGCTCCGGAAGATTCCGGGCGTCCTCAAGACGGACGTCGGCTACACCGGCGGCGCCTTCAAGCGCCCGAGCTATGAGGACGTGAGCTCGGGCGACACCGGGCACGCGGAGTCGGTGCGCGTCGTGTTCGACCCGAAGGTGCTCACCTACGAGACGCTGCTGGAGAAGTGGTTCTTCCGCATGCACGACCCGACGACGCTCAACCGCCAGGGCAACGACATGGGCACCCAGTACCGCTCCGCCATCTTCTACCTGTCCGACGAGCAGCGGCGCGTGGCCGAGGCGGTGAAGGCCCGCGTCAACGCCTCCGGCAAGTGGAAGCGCCCCGTCGTCACCGAAATCACCCCGGCCGGCGAGTTCACCCCGGCCGAGGAGTACCACCAGGACTACCTGGAGAAGAACCCGGGCGGCTACACCTGCCACTACCTGCGGGACTGA
- a CDS encoding DEAD/DEAH box helicase: MTFSSLGLCEPLVRAVADLGYDAPTPVQRAAIPAVLRGQDVWSSAQTGSGKTAAFLLPLLHRLSAIAPRSPRPVRALVLVPTRELAAQVLEAVGQYGRHLPRALKSVLAVGGVSANPQMLALRGGADLVVATPGRALDLAEQNALRLGAVEMLVLDEADRLLSLGFSEELDRVLALLPARRQNLLFSATFPPGVQGLAAGLLHEPARITVEASEAAPPPDIQQRALVVDTDKRTMLLRHLLDTHPWSHALVFVASRYGADHVALKLQRAGFAALALHGELSQGARTQALEDFKARRVRVLVATDVAARGLDIASLPVVVNYDLPRSPTDYLHRIGRTGRAGEPGTALSFVTADTEAHFRVIEKRHGLRLERERLPGFEPTEVAAPVLDPRGGVKGKRKSKKDKLREAAAAKGPARKP; encoded by the coding sequence ATGACCTTCTCTTCGCTCGGCCTCTGCGAGCCGCTCGTCCGCGCCGTCGCCGACCTGGGCTACGACGCCCCCACGCCCGTGCAGCGCGCCGCCATCCCCGCCGTGCTGCGCGGACAGGACGTGTGGTCCTCGGCGCAGACGGGCTCGGGCAAGACGGCCGCCTTCCTCCTGCCGCTGCTGCACAGGCTCAGCGCCATTGCGCCACGCTCGCCGCGCCCCGTGCGCGCGCTGGTGCTGGTGCCCACGCGTGAGCTCGCGGCCCAGGTGCTGGAGGCGGTGGGGCAGTACGGCAGGCACCTGCCGCGGGCCCTGAAGAGCGTCCTCGCGGTGGGCGGCGTCTCGGCGAACCCGCAGATGCTTGCGCTGCGCGGCGGCGCGGACCTCGTCGTCGCGACCCCAGGGCGCGCGCTGGACCTCGCGGAGCAGAACGCGCTGCGTCTCGGCGCGGTGGAGATGCTGGTGCTGGACGAGGCGGACCGGCTGCTCTCGCTGGGCTTCTCGGAGGAGCTGGACCGGGTGCTCGCGCTGCTGCCCGCGCGAAGGCAGAACCTGCTCTTCTCCGCCACCTTCCCGCCGGGCGTGCAGGGCCTCGCAGCGGGGCTTTTGCACGAGCCCGCTCGCATCACCGTGGAGGCGAGCGAGGCGGCTCCCCCGCCCGACATCCAGCAGCGGGCCCTCGTGGTGGACACCGACAAGCGCACGATGCTGCTGCGCCACCTGCTGGACACGCACCCGTGGTCGCACGCGCTCGTCTTCGTCGCGAGCCGCTACGGCGCGGACCACGTCGCGCTGAAACTGCAGCGCGCGGGCTTCGCGGCGCTCGCACTGCACGGGGAACTGAGCCAGGGCGCGCGCACGCAGGCGCTCGAGGACTTCAAGGCCCGCCGCGTGCGGGTACTGGTCGCCACGGACGTCGCGGCGCGCGGGCTGGACATCGCGAGCCTGCCGGTGGTGGTGAACTACGACCTGCCCCGCTCACCCACGGACTACCTGCACCGCATCGGCCGCACAGGCCGCGCAGGGGAGCCCGGCACGGCGCTGAGCTTCGTCACCGCGGACACCGAGGCCCACTTCCGCGTCATCGAGAAGCGCCACGGGCTGCGCCTCGAGCGCGAGCGACTCCCGGGCTTCGAGCCCACGGAGGTGGCCGCGCCCGTGCTCGACCCGCGGGGCGGCGTGAAGGGCAAGCGCAAGAGCAAGAAGGACAAGCTGCGCGAGGCGGCGGCCGCCAAGGGCCCTGCACGCAAGCCCTAG
- a CDS encoding esterase/lipase family protein, with the protein MTVFSPPSRRTARAPVSRVVMLGVLALTFGLSACLAQDDGSGGMEDALMAASTGEGEEPDYCTMECDGGTDAGDAGDAGDAGCPDEEEFSETPVCGDAGTDGGADAGGDAGADAGSDGGADAGRDGGGGGGDGGDGGADAGRDAGSDAGADGGSGGATPPSDGGADGGVDGGAVALAEEPEEAEREVLASFAPQAAPVPTPVLNTTPSTAADRTNAAENQRMKERCGQCEVRPRGPIDPNKVPYIAVHGINDGPSSMDPVINNMPANAQVYDFSYPDDRHPMETADCLRNAIAQVLKQHNGTTVNVAAHSLGAAIAAGADHSLADYDWMPTVVPTTCGPKTVNGRHRPGFVPEPAPGANDLDLRMTLIDPIFQGFGDYPLFIADCMPGRGDLIAGSAFLRTLNTKPTASKKKRVVYADDANLPKGDTARGLNEFSPNELELICKMLRGERVRTRNFELMNAWNAAKNLPVGATGKTLMGTLSCGGDCSAQRLKDLAGQTTPLLPGTHTGILPNVHF; encoded by the coding sequence ATGACGGTTTTCTCTCCGCCCTCACGCCGGACCGCCCGCGCCCCTGTTTCGCGCGTGGTCATGCTGGGCGTGCTCGCTCTCACGTTTGGCCTCTCGGCCTGTCTGGCCCAGGACGATGGCTCCGGAGGCATGGAGGACGCGCTCATGGCCGCGTCCACCGGAGAGGGCGAAGAGCCCGACTACTGCACCATGGAGTGCGATGGCGGCACCGATGCCGGGGATGCCGGCGACGCCGGCGATGCGGGCTGTCCCGACGAGGAGGAGTTCTCCGAGACGCCCGTCTGCGGGGATGCGGGAACCGACGGCGGCGCCGACGCTGGCGGCGACGCGGGTGCTGATGCGGGGAGCGATGGCGGGGCCGACGCGGGTCGGGATGGAGGAGGAGGCGGGGGAGATGGAGGCGATGGTGGTGCCGACGCGGGCCGGGACGCCGGGTCGGACGCGGGGGCGGATGGTGGCTCCGGAGGGGCGACGCCTCCCTCGGATGGCGGCGCCGATGGTGGCGTGGATGGTGGCGCGGTGGCCCTGGCCGAAGAGCCGGAGGAAGCGGAGCGAGAGGTGCTGGCCTCATTCGCCCCGCAGGCCGCGCCCGTTCCGACGCCCGTCCTCAACACCACCCCGAGCACGGCGGCTGACCGGACGAATGCCGCGGAGAATCAACGGATGAAGGAGCGCTGCGGCCAGTGCGAGGTCCGGCCCAGGGGACCCATCGACCCGAACAAGGTTCCCTACATCGCGGTGCATGGCATCAATGATGGTCCCAGCTCGATGGACCCGGTCATCAACAACATGCCGGCCAACGCACAGGTCTACGACTTCTCGTACCCGGACGATCGGCACCCGATGGAGACGGCGGACTGCCTGCGCAACGCCATCGCCCAGGTGTTGAAGCAGCACAACGGAACGACCGTGAACGTGGCGGCCCACTCACTTGGCGCGGCCATCGCGGCGGGCGCGGACCACTCGCTCGCGGACTACGACTGGATGCCGACGGTGGTGCCGACCACCTGTGGTCCGAAGACGGTGAACGGACGGCATCGCCCTGGCTTCGTGCCCGAGCCGGCGCCTGGCGCCAATGACCTCGACCTCCGCATGACCCTGATCGACCCCATCTTCCAGGGGTTCGGGGACTACCCGCTGTTCATCGCCGATTGCATGCCTGGACGTGGAGATCTCATCGCGGGCAGCGCGTTCCTGCGGACGTTGAATACGAAGCCCACCGCCTCGAAGAAGAAGAGGGTGGTCTACGCCGACGACGCCAACCTCCCCAAAGGTGACACCGCGCGCGGGCTCAACGAGTTCTCACCCAATGAGCTCGAGCTGATCTGCAAGATGCTTCGAGGTGAGCGTGTGCGGACTCGCAACTTCGAGCTCATGAACGCGTGGAACGCCGCCAAGAACCTTCCCGTCGGAGCCACGGGGAAGACGCTGATGGGCACGCTGAGCTGTGGCGGCGACTGCTCGGCGCAACGGCTCAAGGACCTCGCGGGCCAGACCACGCCCCTGTTGCCCGGCACCCACACCGGCATCCTCCCCAACGTCCACTTCTGA
- a CDS encoding DMT family transporter produces MSSTTLVRPSVPSLAVTWQTPLELGLLGAIWGASFMFMRVAAKDFGAMPLVELRLALGALVLMPFLWRARASFPLKLWPRLALIGAINSAVPFALFAWAAQRAPAGIGAICNSMAVLFTALVAFLFYGERIGSRRAVALFAGFAGVVVLASGKTAGASIGWAVAAGTTAAFLYGIGGNMVKRNLTGLPAGAVAAATLVCSALLMLPFAAASWPEHAIPLRSWLCAGALGVLCTGVAYAIFYRLIQRIGAARASTVTYVVPLFAVTWAWLLLDEPLTVPMFIAGTLILGSVALSQKQPA; encoded by the coding sequence ATGAGCTCAACCACGCTGGTCCGTCCCTCCGTTCCCTCCCTCGCGGTCACCTGGCAGACGCCGCTGGAGTTGGGGCTGCTGGGCGCCATCTGGGGCGCGTCGTTCATGTTCATGCGCGTCGCGGCCAAGGACTTCGGCGCGATGCCCCTGGTGGAGTTGCGGCTGGCGCTGGGGGCGCTGGTACTGATGCCGTTCCTGTGGCGCGCGCGGGCGTCCTTTCCGCTGAAGCTCTGGCCGAGGCTGGCCTTGATTGGGGCCATCAACTCGGCGGTGCCGTTCGCCCTGTTCGCGTGGGCGGCGCAGCGGGCGCCGGCCGGCATCGGTGCCATCTGCAACAGCATGGCGGTGCTGTTCACCGCGCTGGTGGCGTTCCTGTTCTACGGCGAGCGCATCGGCTCGCGGCGCGCGGTGGCGCTGTTCGCGGGCTTCGCGGGCGTGGTGGTGCTGGCCAGCGGCAAGACGGCGGGCGCGAGCATCGGCTGGGCGGTGGCGGCGGGTACGACGGCCGCGTTCCTGTATGGCATCGGCGGGAACATGGTGAAGCGCAACCTCACGGGCCTTCCGGCCGGCGCCGTGGCGGCGGCCACGCTCGTGTGCTCGGCGCTGCTCATGCTCCCGTTCGCCGCCGCGTCGTGGCCGGAGCATGCCATTCCCCTGCGGTCCTGGCTGTGCGCCGGGGCGCTCGGCGTGCTCTGCACCGGTGTGGCATATGCCATCTTCTACCGACTCATCCAGCGCATCGGCGCGGCGCGTGCCTCCACCGTCACGTATGTCGTCCCGCTGTTCGCCGTGACGTGGGCGTGGTTGCTCCTGGACGAGCCGCTGACGGTGCCCATGTTCATCGCCGGGACGCTGATTCTCGGCAGCGTGGCGCTGAGCCAGAAGCAGCCGGCGTAG